In Ammospiza caudacuta isolate bAmmCau1 chromosome 2, bAmmCau1.pri, whole genome shotgun sequence, a genomic segment contains:
- the LOC131554809 gene encoding 2-oxoglutarate receptor 1-like — protein sequence MASECSSNFTAQASPADLLTSCKDEDFLQVQLYVAILYSLIFLVCFPGNIATIFVYCFKMRPWKSSTIIMLNLAITDLLYVVTLPFFIHYNANGNDWIFGDFMCKFIQFCFYFNMYSGIIFLSCFSIFRFLVVVYPMKSLFLRKQRWAVVTCAVIWMISLGALSPLVVLISPRDRQNKTICPDLVAAEDFVTSRWYNWGLTVFAFLLPLLTVTLCYVLIIGILATGLHTQASYKQKARRLTVLLLLVFYVCFLPFHVFKGIHLELRVQPVSCHLKKTVLLMFTITKPLAALNTFGNLLLYVVSGDNFQQAILSLFKFWTNKCLK from the coding sequence ATGGCATCTGAATGCAGCAGCAATTTTACTGCTCAGGCCAGCCCTGCAGACCTATTGACAAGCTGCAAGGATGAAGATTTCTTACAGGTGCAATTGTATGTTGCCATCCTTTACAGCCTAATCTTCCTGGTGTGCTTTCCAGGAAACATTGCGACAATTTTTGTTTACTGTTTTAAGATGAGgccctggaaaagcagcaccatCATTATGTTAAACCTGGCTATCACTGATCTATTGTATGTAGTCACACTTCCTTTCTTCATACACTACAATGCCAATGGAAATGACTGGATTTTTGGAGACTTCATGTGCAAGTttattcagttttgtttctACTTCAATATGTACAGTGGTATTATCTTCCTTAGCTGCTTCAGCATCTTCCGCTTTTTGGTAGTTGTGTACCCAATGAAATCCCTTTTCCTCCGGAAGCAGAGATGGGCAGTGGTGACTTGTGCAGTCATTTGGATGATTTCCCTGGGGGCCCTCAGCCCCTTGGTCGTCCTGATTTCCCCAAGAGACAGGCAGAACAAGACCATCTGCCCAGACCTGGTTGCTGCTGAGGACTTCGTCACAAGTCGCTGGTACAACTGGGGACTGACTGTGTTtgccttcctcctgcccttGCTGACGGTGACCCTGTGCTACGTGCTCATCATTGGCATCTTGGCCACTGGGCTGCACACGCAGGCTAGCTACAAACAAAAGGCTCGCAGGCTCACTGTTCTCCTCTTGCTGGTCTTCTATGTGTGCTTCCTCCCCTTCCATGTCTTCAAGGGGATTCATCTGGAGCTCCGAGTACAGCCAGTTAGCTGCCACTTGAAGAAAACTGTCCTTTTAATGTTTACTATAACTAAACCTTTAGCAGCATTAAATACTTTTGGAAATTTGCTGCTCTATGTAGTGTCAGGGGATAATTTCCAGCAGGCAATACTCTCGCTCTTCAAGTTTTGGACAAACAAGTGTTTGAAGTAG